Proteins encoded within one genomic window of Methanosarcina barkeri str. Wiesmoor:
- a CDS encoding P-II family nitrogen regulator translates to MKEITAIIRMNKAQRTKDVLLECGFPSFTVRRVMGRGKQRGLCHEFNPPLPDPEKEAETCIRFIPKRMFTIVVDDENVSEVVQKIIEINQTGNAGDGKIFVSDVTEAIRIRTGESGEATVNKELV, encoded by the coding sequence ATGAAAGAGATTACTGCGATAATTAGGATGAACAAAGCCCAGAGAACTAAAGATGTCCTGCTTGAATGCGGCTTTCCTTCATTTACCGTAAGAAGGGTTATGGGCCGCGGGAAACAAAGAGGGCTTTGCCATGAATTTAATCCCCCTCTGCCAGATCCGGAAAAGGAAGCTGAGACCTGTATTCGCTTTATCCCAAAACGAATGTTCACAATCGTTGTGGATGACGAAAATGTAAGTGAAGTGGTCCAGAAAATCATAGAAATTAACCAGACCGGAAATGCAGGAGATGGAAAAATTTTCGTTTCAGACGTTACTGAAGCAATCCGTATCCGGACTGGAGAAAGCGGAGAGGCGACAGTAAATAAGGAGCTGGTATGA
- the nifD gene encoding nitrogenase molybdenum-iron protein alpha chain: MMGAEIDSRIEEEQKLVDDMLKVLPEKASRNRRKHIVVRNCSTEQHIEADDKVIPGILTNRGCAFAGTKGVVFGPIKDMVHLVHGPIGCAFYTWGTRRNFAKAEEGGDNFMNYCVCTDMKETDIVFGGEKKLKTAIDEVVKIFHPGAITICATCPVGLIGDDIESVAREAEMEHGIKVIPARCEGYRGVSQSAGHHIASNALMEHLIGTEEIKSPTPFDINVFGEYNIGGDLWEVKPIFEKIGYRIVSSLTGDGSFHRISQAHQAKLSILLCHRSINYTNRMMEEKYGVPWLKVNYIGTKGTEKSLRKMAEFFDDPEITRKTEEVIAEEKAKYADDIEKYRKKLQGKTAFIYAGGSRSHHYINLFEELGMKVIAAGYQFAHRDDYEGRQIIPHMKEKALGSILEDVHYERDENVKSAVSPERIEELKTKIGLMDYKGLFPDAEDGTIVIDDLNHHETEVLVKTLKPDIFCSGIKDKYWAQKLGVPSRQIHSYDYSGRYTGFSGVLNFARDIDMALHSPTWKFIRPPWKAEDVE, encoded by the coding sequence ATGATGGGAGCAGAAATAGATTCCAGAATTGAAGAAGAACAAAAGCTTGTCGATGATATGTTAAAAGTGCTCCCGGAAAAAGCTTCGAGAAACAGAAGAAAACACATAGTTGTCAGGAATTGTTCCACTGAACAACACATCGAAGCCGACGACAAGGTAATTCCTGGCATCCTTACAAACCGCGGATGCGCTTTTGCAGGTACCAAGGGTGTGGTTTTCGGGCCGATTAAGGATATGGTACACCTCGTTCACGGTCCTATAGGCTGTGCATTCTATACCTGGGGCACCAGACGAAACTTTGCAAAGGCAGAAGAGGGTGGAGATAACTTCATGAATTACTGCGTATGCACTGACATGAAGGAAACCGATATTGTCTTTGGAGGAGAAAAGAAGCTCAAAACAGCTATTGACGAAGTTGTGAAAATTTTCCATCCTGGAGCTATCACTATCTGCGCAACCTGTCCTGTAGGACTTATCGGAGATGACATTGAATCTGTTGCCAGAGAAGCTGAAATGGAGCATGGGATCAAGGTAATTCCCGCCCGTTGCGAGGGATACCGGGGAGTTAGCCAGTCGGCAGGCCACCATATCGCAAGCAACGCCCTGATGGAACACCTCATTGGGACTGAAGAAATTAAAAGTCCAACACCTTTTGATATAAACGTCTTTGGAGAGTATAATATTGGAGGAGATCTCTGGGAAGTCAAACCAATTTTTGAAAAAATTGGGTACAGAATTGTCTCAAGTTTAACCGGAGACGGCTCATTCCACAGGATCTCACAGGCTCATCAGGCAAAACTAAGTATTCTGCTTTGCCACCGTTCCATTAACTATACTAACCGGATGATGGAAGAAAAATACGGTGTTCCCTGGCTGAAAGTAAATTACATCGGTACGAAAGGAACTGAAAAATCCCTGCGGAAAATGGCAGAGTTCTTTGACGATCCGGAAATTACCCGGAAGACAGAAGAAGTCATTGCCGAAGAAAAAGCAAAATATGCAGATGATATCGAAAAATACAGGAAAAAACTTCAGGGAAAAACTGCTTTCATCTATGCCGGAGGTTCTAGATCGCATCACTATATAAATCTCTTTGAGGAACTTGGCATGAAAGTGATTGCTGCAGGCTATCAATTTGCTCACAGAGACGACTATGAAGGCAGGCAGATTATCCCTCATATGAAAGAAAAAGCTCTTGGCTCAATTCTTGAAGATGTGCACTACGAAAGGGATGAAAACGTCAAATCCGCAGTCAGTCCTGAAAGGATTGAAGAACTGAAAACAAAAATTGGACTCATGGACTATAAAGGCCTTTTCCCGGATGCGGAAGACGGAACCATTGTTATTGATGATCTTAACCACCATGAGACTGAAGTCCTTGTAAAGACCCTTAAGCCGGATATTTTCTGCTCTGGAATCAAGGATAAGTACTGGGCTCAGAAACTTGGGGTCCCGTCAAGACAGATCCATTCGTACGATTACAGTGGAAGGTATACAGGTTTTTCCGGAGTTTTGAACTTTGCAAGGGACATTGACATGGCTCTGCACAGCCCAACCTGGAAGTTCATACGCCCACCCTGGAAAGCAGAAGATGTAGAATAA
- the nifK gene encoding nitrogenase molybdenum-iron protein subunit beta: MLDYTPCEEVTREAVTINPAKTCQPIGAVYAALGVHNCMPHSHGSQGCLSYLRMCLSRHYREAALATTSSFSEGTAVFGGAANLKEALVNLTTIYKPEVIAIHTTCVAETIGDDVGVILEDVEAEELIDPSIKICAASTPSYVGTHITGYDNMVKSFVTTFTKKSKPNGKLNIIPGFVEPGDIREIKRILSIMGISSIVFPDTTDVFDAPLTGEPGMYPKGGTPIGDIEDSANSVGTIALCRMAGGSAAKILEGRYKVPAKIGPTPIGIRNTDRFVMNAAKLANVAIPPELEDERGRLVDMMTDAHPHYHGKKVAIYGDPDILTGLTSLVMEMGMEPVVVLTGTKNSEFEKEVEELIGPEYPEADVISGGDMFTLHQIIKRKPVDLLIGNTYGKFISRAEDIPLVRVGFPIMDRANLHYFPIMGYAGAARLVERIGNILLDRKDRDSPDWLLETIE, translated from the coding sequence ATGTTAGACTATACCCCATGTGAAGAAGTAACCAGAGAAGCAGTAACCATTAACCCTGCAAAAACCTGCCAGCCAATAGGCGCAGTCTATGCAGCCCTTGGTGTACACAACTGCATGCCGCACAGTCACGGGTCCCAGGGATGCCTCTCCTATCTGCGTATGTGCTTAAGCAGACACTACCGAGAAGCTGCCCTGGCAACTACTAGCAGTTTTTCTGAAGGAACTGCCGTATTCGGAGGCGCTGCAAACCTTAAGGAAGCCCTCGTAAACCTGACTACAATATACAAACCTGAAGTAATCGCCATTCATACCACTTGCGTCGCAGAAACAATAGGGGACGACGTAGGGGTCATCTTAGAAGATGTAGAGGCCGAAGAACTCATAGACCCTTCTATTAAGATCTGTGCAGCTTCTACTCCTAGTTACGTGGGCACCCATATTACCGGCTATGACAATATGGTAAAGTCCTTTGTAACCACCTTTACTAAAAAGAGCAAACCAAACGGGAAACTAAACATAATCCCCGGTTTTGTAGAACCTGGGGACATACGGGAAATAAAACGCATACTCTCAATAATGGGAATTTCCAGCATTGTGTTTCCCGATACGACTGATGTCTTTGATGCTCCTCTGACCGGCGAACCTGGAATGTATCCAAAAGGTGGGACTCCTATAGGAGATATAGAGGATTCTGCAAACTCAGTCGGGACGATTGCTCTCTGCAGGATGGCAGGAGGCTCAGCTGCAAAGATCCTTGAAGGCCGCTACAAAGTCCCGGCAAAAATAGGGCCTACTCCCATAGGGATAAGGAACACCGACCGTTTCGTAATGAACGCGGCAAAACTTGCTAATGTGGCAATTCCTCCCGAGCTTGAAGACGAGAGGGGAAGACTTGTGGATATGATGACCGATGCACATCCACACTACCACGGAAAAAAGGTAGCTATTTACGGAGATCCGGATATTCTTACAGGCTTGACCAGTCTTGTGATGGAAATGGGCATGGAGCCTGTTGTAGTACTTACAGGAACCAAGAATTCGGAGTTTGAAAAAGAAGTAGAAGAACTCATAGGTCCAGAGTACCCGGAGGCTGATGTAATTTCCGGAGGGGACATGTTTACTCTTCACCAGATAATCAAGAGAAAGCCTGTGGATCTTCTTATAGGCAACACCTATGGGAAATTCATATCAAGGGCAGAGGATATACCCCTGGTCAGGGTAGGTTTCCCGATTATGGACAGGGCAAACCTGCATTACTTCCCAATCATGGGATACGCAGGAGCTGCAAGACTTGTAGAGCGTATAGGAAATATCCTGCTTGACAGGAAAGACAGAGATTCTCCTGATTGGCTGCTTGAAACCATCGAGTGA
- the nifE gene encoding nitrogenase iron-molybdenum cofactor biosynthesis protein NifE has translation MKEKIGIVDTLEERKPYITRKQEKGQEIPLACDNNSLAGAISQRACVYSGARVVLNPVTDAVHLVHGPIGCAGYTWDIRGAKSSGIETNRTSFSTDMKEIDVVFGGEKKLSSAIDELVELYHPPVIFVYSTCIVGIIGDDLESVCKTASQKHNIHVIPVKSEGFKGNKSDGYKAACDALKRLIKRPSEDEIKKKGPRVPDNIKPKINILGDFNVAGDVWLVKPLFEQMGIEVIVSMTGDSTAKAISRAAEADLNLVQCSGSMTYLAKWMQTEYGIPYLNASFFGIEDISLALRRTADYFGSEKMRERADRILEAEINRIMPEISRVRERVKGKKAAIYMGGPAKALTLIKGFAELGMEVVIIGTQTGKKEDYEQISYSVRDGTVIVDDANPLELAELLIRQKADLMVAGVKERFIAYKLGIAFCDFNHDRVVEFEGFDGFVNFAREVDASISSPVWKAVKERILKPEAVESEQKLGKIEKVAVKDMTSGENYAKECKGMLLKPELLHQKSEAAVESQV, from the coding sequence ATGAAAGAGAAAATTGGAATAGTGGATACTCTCGAAGAAAGGAAGCCATATATTACCAGAAAACAAGAAAAAGGGCAGGAAATTCCTCTTGCCTGTGATAATAACTCTCTTGCAGGAGCTATCAGCCAGCGAGCCTGTGTTTATTCGGGAGCCAGGGTTGTCTTAAACCCTGTAACCGATGCCGTTCACCTTGTCCACGGCCCAATCGGCTGTGCAGGCTATACCTGGGACATAAGAGGTGCAAAGTCCAGTGGGATTGAAACAAACCGCACTAGCTTTAGCACGGATATGAAAGAGATCGATGTAGTCTTCGGAGGAGAGAAAAAGCTTTCAAGTGCAATTGATGAACTGGTGGAGCTCTACCACCCTCCTGTTATTTTCGTTTATTCCACGTGCATAGTTGGAATCATTGGGGATGATCTGGAGTCCGTGTGCAAAACTGCAAGCCAGAAACACAATATCCATGTAATTCCTGTAAAATCCGAAGGATTCAAAGGCAATAAGTCCGACGGATATAAAGCTGCCTGTGACGCCTTAAAAAGGTTGATCAAAAGACCTTCCGAAGATGAAATTAAGAAGAAAGGTCCCAGAGTTCCTGATAACATAAAGCCAAAGATTAACATTTTAGGGGACTTTAACGTAGCCGGAGATGTCTGGCTCGTAAAGCCTCTCTTTGAGCAGATGGGAATTGAGGTTATAGTCTCAATGACAGGAGATTCAACTGCAAAAGCCATATCAAGGGCAGCTGAAGCTGACCTTAACCTTGTCCAGTGCAGTGGGTCCATGACCTATCTTGCAAAATGGATGCAGACGGAATATGGAATTCCCTACTTAAACGCAAGTTTCTTTGGAATTGAAGATATCTCCTTAGCCTTGCGAAGAACTGCGGATTATTTTGGTTCCGAAAAGATGAGAGAACGGGCTGATAGAATTCTGGAAGCTGAAATAAACCGTATAATGCCTGAAATTTCCAGAGTTCGGGAAAGGGTCAAAGGAAAGAAGGCCGCCATTTACATGGGAGGGCCTGCAAAAGCTCTCACGCTTATCAAAGGTTTTGCCGAACTTGGCATGGAAGTCGTTATTATCGGGACCCAGACAGGGAAAAAAGAGGATTACGAGCAAATCAGTTATTCGGTAAGGGATGGGACAGTTATTGTTGATGATGCGAACCCCCTTGAACTTGCCGAACTGCTCATTAGACAGAAAGCTGACCTGATGGTTGCAGGCGTAAAGGAGAGATTTATTGCATACAAGCTTGGAATTGCTTTCTGTGACTTCAACCATGACAGGGTGGTGGAGTTCGAAGGTTTTGATGGCTTTGTAAATTTTGCACGAGAAGTGGACGCTTCCATCAGTAGCCCTGTATGGAAAGCTGTTAAAGAAAGAATTCTGAAACCCGAAGCAGTGGAATCAGAACAAAAATTAGGTAAAATAGAGAAAGTGGCAGTAAAAGACATGACTTCTGGAGAAAATTACGCAAAAGAGTGTAAAGGCATGCTTCTGAAACCTGAACTTTTGCACCAGAAATCCGAGGCTGCAGTTGAGAGTCAGGTATGA
- a CDS encoding nitrogenase component 1: MTKRNYATVNPCVMCQPMGSALAFKGIENTMVLYHGSQGCSTYMRLLLAHHFREPVDIASSSLSEKGAVYGGRENLKKGLRNVINRYNPKVIGVATTCLAETIGDDVPAIIREFKEEQEIGDDPEKDIIIIPVSTPSYGESHVSGYIKALDAVVRKFTEKTEEEKSVKIPNGKLNVIPVESLSPADVRELKEIFDVMAGDYIFLPDISETFDAPLREDLPKIAPGGTPLSEIADMPNSRASLGLGTVSKNLAVKYLEESHGVPGYDVPIPIGLSNTDLFFTELVKIIGCPIPEKYQKERGRLLDAMVDVHKYLYGVKAAVYGDPDFVFSLTTFMLELGINPVLIATGSKSRDFEAKIRQIVEKINPELEPEVLNGIDFDTLNDAVSQCNPEVLIGNSNGRYIAKSRNIPLVRVGLPIHDRVGVQRILNIGYRGAMELLDRITNTILEATDTFTAPVQTEPAAYTEKKSEKECVEGMR; encoded by the coding sequence ATGACGAAAAGAAACTATGCAACTGTGAACCCCTGTGTTATGTGCCAGCCTATGGGAAGTGCCCTTGCTTTTAAGGGAATTGAGAATACTATGGTTCTTTACCACGGTTCTCAGGGCTGCAGCACCTATATGCGTCTGCTTCTTGCTCATCACTTCAGGGAACCTGTAGACATCGCATCAAGCTCGCTCAGTGAAAAAGGAGCAGTATACGGGGGCAGGGAAAACCTGAAAAAAGGATTGAGAAACGTGATTAACAGGTACAATCCGAAAGTAATCGGAGTTGCTACGACCTGCCTTGCCGAAACAATTGGGGACGATGTACCTGCAATAATCCGTGAGTTTAAAGAAGAACAAGAGATCGGAGACGATCCTGAAAAAGATATTATAATTATTCCGGTTTCAACTCCTAGCTATGGGGAAAGTCACGTAAGCGGATATATAAAAGCCTTAGACGCAGTTGTCAGGAAATTTACGGAAAAAACTGAAGAAGAAAAATCCGTAAAAATCCCAAATGGAAAGCTCAATGTCATCCCTGTTGAAAGTCTCTCCCCTGCTGATGTACGTGAACTCAAAGAGATCTTTGATGTTATGGCTGGAGATTATATTTTCCTGCCTGATATTTCCGAAACTTTTGACGCTCCGCTGAGAGAAGATCTACCAAAAATTGCGCCGGGTGGTACCCCACTTTCCGAAATTGCTGACATGCCAAACAGTCGAGCAAGCCTGGGCCTGGGTACAGTTAGTAAGAACTTAGCAGTTAAATATCTGGAAGAATCACATGGAGTACCAGGATATGATGTTCCAATCCCAATAGGGCTTTCAAACACTGACCTTTTCTTCACTGAGCTGGTAAAGATTATTGGATGTCCCATACCTGAAAAATATCAGAAAGAAAGAGGTAGGCTCCTGGATGCTATGGTTGACGTGCACAAGTATCTCTATGGCGTAAAAGCCGCTGTTTATGGAGATCCCGATTTTGTATTTAGCCTCACAACCTTCATGCTGGAACTCGGGATAAACCCGGTTCTAATAGCTACAGGAAGTAAAAGCCGGGACTTTGAAGCAAAAATCCGGCAAATAGTTGAAAAAATAAACCCGGAACTCGAACCTGAGGTTCTGAATGGAATTGACTTTGACACTCTTAACGATGCAGTCAGCCAATGTAATCCGGAAGTCCTTATAGGAAATTCCAACGGGAGATACATTGCAAAATCCCGGAACATCCCTCTTGTAAGGGTCGGCCTACCAATACATGACAGAGTCGGTGTACAGCGCATCCTTAATATAGGTTATAGAGGGGCTATGGAATTACTGGACAGAATCACCAATACGATTCTGGAAGCTACCGATACTTTCACTGCACCGGTACAGACAGAACCAGCAGCATATACCGAGAAGAAAAGCGAAAAAGAATGTGTGGAAGGAATGCGATGA